The segment gaagaaaggggggacaaatgagaagagaagagcaggggagaatgggaagaagagaacaggaaggatgaaggagacaacagggagagggaggaaagaatatgAGAGAAGAACGGGGGAGAAGAGGAGCcaggcagaaagagaaagggaaggatgaaGGAGAGGTGTTGGCAGTGGTGTCAGTGTCAGGATCTGTGTCAACGTCAGTGTCAGTATCTGTCAGTATGCGTCATTGTAAGTGTCTGTGTCAATGTCAATTTCTGTCAGTGTCAGTATCTGTCAGTATTCGTCATTGTCAGTGTCTGTGTCAGTGTCAATTTCTGTGTCAGTGTCAGTATGTGTCACTGTCAGTGTGTCAATGTCAGTGTCAGTGTCTGTCAGTATATGTCATTGTCAGTGTTTGTTTCCACTGTCCCTGTCTGTGTGGTGTCCTGCCCCCAAGCCGCACCCACCCGACGCCCCGTCTGGTCCCGCAGATCAAGCGCGAGCTGGGCGAGAACACAGGCCCGCACCTGTCGGATGAGGAACTGATGGCGCTGTCCGTACGGGAGCTGAACCACCACCTGCGGGGCCTGTCCAAGGAGGAGGTGGCGCGGCTGAAGCAGCGGCGTCGCACGCTCAAGAACCGTGGTTACGCCGCCAGCTGCCGCGTCAAGCGCGTGTGCCAGAAGGAGGAGCTGCAGAAGCAGAAGAGCGAGTTGGAGCGCGAGGTGGACAAGCTGGCTCGCGAGAACGCTGCCATGCGCCTGGAGCTCGACGCCCTGCGCTCCAAGTACGAGGCGCTGCAGGGCTTCGCGCGCTCCGTGGCCGCGCACGGCGGGCCCGCCGCCAAGGTGGCGCCCGCTAGTGTTATCACCATAGTCAAGTCCTCTGCCACGGCTTCAGCGTCTGCGGCCAGCCCTTCCGCCTGCTCTTCGTGACTGCAGGTCCCGCCCCCCGCTGCCACTTCCCGCGCGGATGGGGGGTCCCGCCCCGCCCCTGGGCTCATCCCTGCGCGGATAGGGGGCCCCCAGGCCCCGCCCACACCAAGGCCCCGCCCCCGACTCCCAGCCTCGCTCTGCTGACAGGGTGGCCTGGTCCTTGCCCCGCCCTCTGATCCCATCCCTGCGCGGATAGGGCGGGCCTGGTCTAGGCCCTGCCTTCATGTAGGCCCCGCCCCCCCTGATCCCACCCCGCCCTCATGGGATTTCAGCCTCTCCCCCAATGCCCCGCCTCTGCGTCCAAGCCTTAACACCTCCCAGGCCACGCCCCTTACCATACCCCGCCCCTTCCCAAACTCCTAGTTCAATCCGCCAACCGCTTCCATTTCTCGCGCTCCCGAGAGGCCGCCTGCCGCCCCACCCCGGGGCCCAGCACTTCTTGCCCCTCTGGCCCTCACGGGCCTAGGGCTGGGGGTGGACATTAGTTTGGGGAAAGGGGCGGTATCTCAGAAGTGGAAACTGGGAGGAGCAAAACtagcccctcctccccccaccccctcaaaTTTGGTTGAAGTTAAATCCAGGAGCGTTGATTAAGCGCCCACTTTGTGCAGGGCACTGGGATGCGGGGCACCTCGCCCCTGCAGGCCTTCACTCTGTGCTGCCCATACCCTCCCTGCCCTTCTCCCCAGTCTCCTCGGCTGGAAAATGGACACGAGGAGGGGACACCCAGGAGGGGGAACAGACTCGAGACTGCCCTGTGAGGGCCATTGggcctcccctctctcccaaggACGCTGACCAGCAAGCTCAGCCCCTCTCCCCAGGCCAGGGAGAAGACCGACAGGTAGGGCGACGGCCCAACCTCCCCCCTCCTCCGTCTTTTTAGGTCTCTGGAAGTAGGTTGGAAACCTGGCTTGGGTGCATGGGAGCTCTCTTCCTGAGGAGTGGGGTTTTCAAAAGGAGTCCAGGCCTCCCTCCAGGTTGACAGCCCCTCTGAGCCCCACTGCCCCCCAGCTGGCCCATCCATCTTCCCAGAGCCTGGGGCTCCCAGAGATGCTAAAATGACTCCTGGACTTCCCTGAGGGCTGGGGTGTCTGGGAGGAACCAGTCTGCCCTAAGACAGGTCCTTGGagctggagagaaggaaggactaTGCAGGGTATCAGTGAACCCAGGAGGCTGCCACATGCCAGCAtaagttctctgcttccaggaaggaagaagagcTGGGGCCCCTCTCTCGTGAGCACTTTTGGGGATGGGGCCCAGGACTCTGGGGTTTGTCTTCCAGTGGAAGAGCCTTTGTGGTCTCCCTTCTCTATCCCCCCAGCCTCCCCTTGCCCAGCTGCTTCCCTCCCCCAATGATACCCCCTCCCATCCAGCCCCAACCCCCTTTTTTATTTATTGCACAGAGCTAAGTTATTCTCCGTCACAGCTGCCAGCCCACCTCACTGGCGCCCAGTCTAGGTGGGGAAGTGGATGAGCTGTACGTTATGTTTTATATCTGCAAATAAATCACATTTTATCTATATGTAACAAGACCCCCAAAATGCCCCCTAGGTGTTccagaattatttattttctgaCTTACAGTAAGCGCTGCTCGCCTCCTGTATTTTGTAGACTTTCTGAATAAAGCAAGTTCTTTTTCACTGAGATCAGAGTATGTGGGGCCTGGATTTCATCCTGTGTGGCACCCAGGGGTGAGTGGGGATGCAAGATGCTGGGGATGGGCTCTTGGAACATTGGTATGTTCCAGACTCACAGAATCAGCTGGTGCACTTGCCTCCTTATCCTTTCTGCATATTGCCCTATAATCTGGGCACATGATCCTCATGAtcatacaattttaaaatttgaaaggaCCTTAGGGCATCTCGTCCAACCCGTAAGTAAAATGGAATTCCCCTACAGTCCTGTCTGAAGATGCTCCAGAAGGAGGAACCCACTACCCTCAGAAGAGGAGATTCTGAAGCCAGTGAGGCCAaatcccccctcttccctccatgTGGTGAAAGCTCTCACTTGAGCCATAAGGACCAATGgaaagaactggagatgtttGAAGGGAGGATGGGAAAGACAGGAGTGAGATATGGCTCCAGAAGTAGAAGGAGAGGCTCAAAGAAGCCAAGCTGGGCTATGTGTCAGGGAAAGCTTTTTAACAATTTAGATCTGCCCACAAAAAATGAACCAGAcctagaaaacctgggtttgaatctctaGTTGCTCTGACCCTGAACAAAGCATTTCACCAGAgcccctcctcatctctaaaaagatGTCAGTGCGAGCACCACAACATGAGGAAACCCTTGTGAGCCCTAAATTGGTCCTAGAAAAGGGGACCCTGGTTCTCATTTATGTTAGAGGGAGGTTGTGGGGCTCAGCGGAAaaggcactgaatttggagtcagtaggtctgggttcaaatctctgctAAACCACTTACAGTGTTGGCCTTTGgttaaagcctcagtttcttctataaaaggag is part of the Notamacropus eugenii isolate mMacEug1 chromosome 3, mMacEug1.pri_v2, whole genome shotgun sequence genome and harbors:
- the MAFF gene encoding transcription factor MafF, encoding MSMDTLSSKALKIKRELGENTGPHLSDEELMALSVRELNHHLRGLSKEEVARLKQRRRTLKNRGYAASCRVKRVCQKEELQKQKSELEREVDKLARENAAMRLELDALRSKYEALQGFARSVAAHGGPAAKVAPASVITIVKSSATASASAASPSACSS